Proteins encoded by one window of Aspergillus chevalieri M1 DNA, chromosome 6, nearly complete sequence:
- the CKA1 gene encoding casein kinase II subunit alpha/alpha' (COG:D,K,T;~EggNog:ENOG410PI5T;~InterPro:IPR017441,IPR008271,IPR000719,IPR011009;~PFAM:PF07714,PF00069;~go_function: GO:0004672 - protein kinase activity [Evidence IEA];~go_function: GO:0005524 - ATP binding [Evidence IEA];~go_process: GO:0006468 - protein phosphorylation [Evidence IEA]): protein MARVYADVNERMPRSYWDYDSVNISWGVLENYEVVRKIGRGKYSEVFEGINVVNYQKCVIKVLKPVKKKKIKREIKILQNLAGGPNVVALLDVVRDSQSKTPSLVFEYVNNTDFRTLYPRFTDYDVRFYVYELLKALDFCHSKGIMHRDVKPHNVMIDHDKKKLRLIDWGLAEFYHKGTEYNVRVASRYFKGPELLVDFQEYDYSLDMWSLGAMFASMIFRKEPFFHGNSNSDQLVKIAKVLGTEELFEYLDKYDIELDPQYDEILTRFPRKPWRSFVNAENQRFVSDEAIDFLDKLLRYDHAERLTAQEAMAHPYFAPVRAAEQSGRNNTTS, encoded by the exons ATGGCGCGCGTTTATGCAGACGTCAATGAGCGTATGCCCCGATCCTACTGGGATTATGACAGTGTGAACATTTCATGGGGTGTGTTGGAAAACTACGAAGTAGTCCGCAAGATTG GTCGGGGAAAATATTCCGAAGTGTTCGAGGGCATCAATGTCGTCAACTACCAGAAGTGTGTCATTAAGGTCCTCAAGCCggtcaagaagaagaagattaaGCGTGAGATCAAGATTCTTCAGAACCTGGCGGGTGGTCCCAACGTGGTAGCCCTGCTTGATGTCGTTCGCGATAGCCAGAGCAAAACGCCAAGTTTGGTTTTTGAATACGTGAACAACACGGACTTCCGCACGCTGTACCCCCGGTTCACCGACTACGACGTCCGCTTCTATGTCTACGAACTCTTGAAAGCGCTAGACTTCTGCCACAGCAAGGGAATCATGCACCGTGATGTCAAGCCACACAACGTTATGATTGACCATGACAAGAAGAAG CTTCGTCTGATCGATTGGGGTCTTGCCGAATTCTACCACAAGGGCACAGAGTACAACGTTCGGGTTGCGTCGCGATACTTCAAGGGCCCGGAACTGCTTGTCGACTTCCAGGAATACGATTATTCGCTCGATATGTGGTCGCTGGGCGCCATGTTTGCATCCATGATTTTCCGCAAGGAGCCATTCTTTCACGGAAACAGCAACTCCGATCAATTGGTTAAGATCGCCAAGGTTTTGGGAACCGAGGAACTCTTTGAATACTTGGACAAGTATGACATTGAATTGGATCCGCAGTACGACGAGATCCTTACACGCTTCCCCCGGAAGCCGTGGCGCTCATTCGTCAATGCTGAGAACCAACGATTCGTCAGCGACGAAGCAATTGATTTCCTGGACAAACTTTTACGATACGACCATGCT GAACGGCTTACTGCCCAGGAGGCCATGGCCCACCCGTACTTTGCGCCTGTTCGCGCAGCAGAGCAGTCGGGGCGGAACAACACAACATCCTAA
- the VAS1 gene encoding valine--tRNA ligase (COG:J;~EggNog:ENOG410PI3F;~InterPro:IPR013155,IPR009080,IPR001412,IPR033705, IPR014729,IPR009008,IPR002300,IPR002303;~PFAM:PF08264,PF00133;~go_function: GO:0000166 - nucleotide binding [Evidence IEA];~go_function: GO:0002161 - aminoacyl-tRNA editing activity [Evidence IEA];~go_function: GO:0004812 - aminoacyl-tRNA ligase activity [Evidence IEA];~go_function: GO:0004832 - valine-tRNA ligase activity [Evidence IEA];~go_function: GO:0005524 - ATP binding [Evidence IEA];~go_process: GO:0006418 - tRNA aminoacylation for protein translation [Evidence IEA];~go_process: GO:0006438 - valyl-tRNA aminoacylation [Evidence IEA]) has product MSAPNPVGEPPAPMKDPAPQAEEQTRNQNLSDATKDPQAAQDAAAAPKVKSEKELERERKKAEKAKKFAEKQAKAASAKPAAPKAEKKAPKPEKDKTTDAYDPRAIESGRYEWWESRDLFKPEFGADGGVLPAGNFVIPIPPPNVTGSLHMGHALTNALQDTMIRWQRMKGKTTLWLPGMDHAGISTQSVVEKMLWKKEQKTRHDLGREEFTKRVWDWKHEYHANIKNALRRVGGSFDWSREAFTMDENLSAAVTETFVRLHEEGIIYRANRLVNWCVALNTSLSNLEVENKEVEGRTLLDVPGYERKVEFGVLTHFCYEIDGTKERIEIATTRPETMIGDTGIAVHPTDKRYQHLIGKHARHPFVDRLLPIVADEEVDPEFGTGAVKITPAHDFNDFNRGKAHNLKFISVMNDDGTYNNKAGIFAGMKRFDARYKVIDLLKEQGLYVKWEHNPMKIPRCAKSNDVIEPILKPQWWMKMQSLAEPAIKAVEDGDIVIRPETAEKSYFRWMRNINDWCLSRQLWWGHQAPAYLVQIEGQDVDDSDGDYWVTGRSEEEAKQKAAAKFPGKKFTLARDPDVLDTWFSSGLWPFSTLGWPKQTHDLETLYPTSVLETGWDILFFWVARMIMLGIKMTGKVPFKEVYCHSLIRDSEGRKMSKSLGNVVDPLDVMEGIQLEKLHAKLLTGNLADKEVATATKYQKKAFPKGIPECGADALRFALVAYTTGGGDIAFDIQVIHGYRRFCNKIYQATKYVLGKLGEDFRPQATVAKTGRESLAERWILHKFNTAAKEVDQALEQREFNVAATTAYQYWYSQLCDVFIENSKSLLAPELPAEVQQSAKETLYTALEGALTMIHPIMPFVTENLWQRLPRRPGDHTISIMKARFPEYRPEFDDPAAAAAYELILNTSKAIRSILAQYEVKTKGDIIVQTYDATSYKTISDELAIVKSLGGKNLGELSVRGPEDTTRPSGCVVSAVGAEAAVYLRVSKEVALEQEEKAKASLEKSRDAVRRQQTLVNGAGWKEKAKPEVREAEEKKLKDAESESARLEEQIKEFERLRLE; this is encoded by the exons ATGTCTGCCCCCAATCCAG TTGGTGAGCCACCGGCTCCCATGAAGGACCCCGCACCTCAAGCCGAAGAACAGACCAGAAACCAGAACCTCAGCGATGCGACAAAGGACCCCCAGGCCGCACAGGATGCCGCCGCAGCTCCGAAGGTGAAGAGCGAGAAGGAGT TGGAACGTGAGCGCAAGAAGGCCGAAAAGGCGAAGAAATTCGCAGAGAAGCAGGCCAAGGCTGCCTCCGCCAAACCCGCTGCccccaaggctgagaagaaGGCTCCGAAGCCCGAGAAGGACAAGACTACCGATGCCTACGATCCCCGTGCTATCGAGTCCGGCCGGTATGAGTGGTGGGAGAGCCGTGATCTTTTCAAGCCCGAGTTCGGCGCCGACGGCGGAGTCCTGCCGGCGGGTAACTTCGTCATTCCTATTCCTCCTCCCAACGTTACCGGCTCCCTACACATGGGCCATGCCCTCACAAACGCCTTGCAAGATACTATGATCCGTTGGCAGCGGATGAAGGGTAAGACGACGCTGTGGCTGCCGGGTATGGACCACGCCGGTATTTCGACCCAGAGTGTTGTTGAGAAGATGTTGTGGAAGAAGGAACAGAAGACCCGTCACGACCTGGGCCGTGAGGAGTTTACGAAGCGCGTctgggactggaagcacGAGTACCACGCGAACATCAAGAATGCTCTGCGCAGAGTCGGTGGTTCCTTCGACTGGAGCCGTGAGGCTTTCACCATGGACGAGAATCTGTCCGCAGCTGTCACCGAGACCTTCGTCCGCCTTCACGAAGAGGGTATCATCTACCGTGCCAACCGTCTGGTCAACTGGTGTGTTGCTTTGAACACCTCTCTGTCCAACCTGGAAGTCGAGAACAAGGAGGTCGAGGGCCGTACGCTCCTTGATGTCCCCGGCTACGAGAGAAAAGTCGAGTTCGGTGTCTTGACTCACTTCTGCTACGAAATTGATGGCACCAAGGAGAGAATTGAGATCGCTACCACTCGTCCTGAGACCATGATCGGTGACACTGGTATTGCTGTCCACCCTACCGACAAGCGCTACCAGCACTTGATTGGCAAGCACGCCCGTCACCCCTTCGTCGACCGTCTCCTTCCCATTGTTGCCGACGAGGAAGTTGACCCCGAGTTCGGTACTGGTGCCGTGAAAATCACCCCCGCCCACGACTTCAACGATTTCAACCGCGGGAAGGCCCACAACCTTAAATTCATCTCCGTCATGAACGACGACGGTACCTACAATAATAAGGCCGGCATCTTCGCTGGTATGAAACGGTTCGACGCCCGTTACAAGGTCATCGACCTCCTGAAGGAGCAGGGCTTGTACGTCAAGTGGGAGCACAATCCCATGAAGATTCCCCGTTGTGCCAAGTCGAACGATGTCATCGAGCCTATCCTGAAGCCGCAgtggtggatgaagatgcAGAGCCTCGCAGAGCCGGCCATCAAGGCCGTTGAGGATGGCGACATTGTCATCCGCCCCGAAACTGCTGAGAAGAGCTACTTCCGCTGGATGAGAAACATCAACGACTGGTGTCTGTCGCGGCAACTTTGGTGGGGTCACCAGGCTCCGGCTTACCTTGTCCAGATTGAGGGCCAGGATGTTGATGACAGCGATGGTGATTACTGGGTTACTGGCCGCTCTGAGGAGGAGGCTAAGCAGAAGGCCGCTGCCAAGTTCCCCGGAAAGAAGTTTACCCTTGCTCGCGATCCTGACGTCCTTGACACCTGGTTCTCATCTGGCTTGTGGCCTTTCTCTACCCTTGGCTGGCCTAAGCAGACTCACGACTTGGAGACCCTGTACCCCACCTCCGTTCTGGAGACCGGTTGggatatcctcttcttctgggTTGCCAGAATGATCATGCTTGGTATCAAGATGACTGGCAAGGTTCCCTTCAAGGAGGTGTACTGCCACTCCCTGATCAGAGATTCGGAGGGCCGTAAGATGTCCAAGTCTCTTGGTAACGTCGTTGACCCTCTTGATGTTATGGAGGGTATCCAGCTCGAGAAGCTCCACGCCAAGCTTCTCACTGGTAACCTTGCCGATAAGGAGGTTGCCACTGCCACCAAGTACCAGAAGAAGGCATTCCCCAAGGGTATTCCTGAATGTGGTGCTGATGCTCTGCGTTTTGCTCTCGTTGCTTACACcactggtggtggtgacatTGCGTTCGACATTCAGGTCATCCACGGATACCGTCGTTTCTGTAACAAAATCTATCAGGCCACCAAGTACGTGCTTGGCAAGCTGGGCGAGGACTTCAGACCTCAGGCTACTGTCGCAAAGACTGGCAGGGAATCTCTCGCAGAGCGCTGGATCTTGCACAAGTTCAACACCGCCGCCAAGGAGGTCGACCAGGCTCTCGAGCAGCGTGAGTTCAACGTCGCCGCCACCACCGCTTACCAGTACTGGTACAGCCAGCTGTGCGACGTCTTCATCGAAAACTCCAAGTCCCTTTTGGCTCCTGAACTTCCCGCCGAGGTGCAGCAGTCGGCCAAGGAGACCCTCTACACCGCTCTCGAGGGTGCCCTGACCATGATCCACCCCATCATGCCCTTCGTCACCGAGAACCTCTGGCAGCGTCTCCCCCGCCGCCCCGGCGACCACACCATCTCGATTATGAAGGCCCGCTTCCCCGAGTACAGACCCGAGTTCGACGACCcggccgccgccgccgcctacGAGCTCATCCTGAACACCTCCAAGGCCATCCGCTCCATTCTCGCCCAGTACGAAGTCAAGACCAAGGGCGACATCATTGTCCAGACCTACGATGCCACCAGCTACAAGACAATCTCTGACGAACTCGCCATTGTCAAGTCCCTTGGTGGTAAGAACCTAGGTGAACTGAGCGTCCGCGGTCCCGAGGACACCACTCGTCCCAGCGGCTGCGTTGTCTCTGCCGTTGGTGCTGAGGCTGCCGTCTACCTCCGTGTCTCCAAGGAGGTTGCTCTCGagcaggaggagaaggctaaGGCTAGCCTGGAGAAGTCGCGTGATGCTGTGCGCCGCCAGCAGACCCTTGTCAACGGTGCTGGGTGGAAGGAGAAGGCGAAGCCTGAGGTGCGGGAGgctgaggagaagaagctgaagGATGCAGAGAGTGAGTCTGCGCGGTTGGAGGAGCAGATTAAGGAGTTTGAGAGATTGCGCTTGGAATAG